The proteins below are encoded in one region of Cucurbita pepo subsp. pepo cultivar mu-cu-16 chromosome LG10, ASM280686v2, whole genome shotgun sequence:
- the LOC111803102 gene encoding amino acid transporter ANT1 → MELPTDAVEIPLLHSSSLRTTSTLQALGNIIVSVVGTGILGLPYAFRIAGWGAGSFGVALAGVATYYCMLLLVKCREKLTSQGRSNESRTFGDLGYICMGSKGRYLTEFLIFFAQCGGSVAYLVFIGQNLSSVFQGHGLAMSYYIFLIAVVEVVLSWIPSLAALAPFSIFADICNAIAMGIVVKEDIQKAIAGGISFDKRTAITSNMRGLPFAGGMAVFCFEGFGMTLALESSMKDKAAFPKVLAQAFVGITTVYVLFGFSGYMAYGDETRDIITLNLPNTWSTKAVQVGLCVGLVFTFPMMLHPINEIVEDKLKQSSLFEKIQDSNNVFSGKQLKVATYISRAIIVLGLAILASFVPGFGLFASLVGSTVCALISFVLPAIFHLRLMGSSLSFSQKVLDSFILISGLLFAIYGTYNSLVGI, encoded by the exons ATGGAGCTGCCCACCGACGCTGTAGAAATCCCTCTGctccattcttcttctctgcGAACTACTTCCACACTACAAGCTCTTGGCAATATCATCGTCTCCGTCGTCGGAACCGGCATCTTAGGTTTGCCTTATGCTTTCAGAATCGCTGGTTGGGGTGCTGGATCATTTGGCGTCGCACTCGCCGGCGTCGCTACCTACTACTGCATGCTCCTCCTG GTGAAATGTAGGGAGAAATTGACGTCACAAGGAAGATCCAACGAATCAAGAACGTTTGGGGATTTGGGATACATATGTATGGGAAGCAAAGGTCGATACCTTACAGagtttctcattttctttgcCCAATGTGGAGGCTCGGTGGCATACCTAGTATTTATCGGTCAAAACCTTTCATCTGTATTTCAAGGTCATGGCCTCGCAATGTCatactatatatttttaatagcAGTAGTTGAAGTTGTGTTGTCATGGATTCCAAGTCTGGCTGCTTTAGCACCCTTCAGTATCTTTGCTGATATTTGCAATGCAATAGCAATGGGAATCGTGGTGAAGGAAGATATACAGAAAGCAATAGCCGGCGGAATTTCATTTGATAAAAGAACAGCTATTACATCGAATATGCGAGGTTTGCCATTTGCAGGAGGGATGGCAGTGTTCTGTTTTGAAGGATTTGGTATGACATTGGCTTTGGAGTCCTCTATGAAAGACAAGGCTGCATTCCCAAAGGTTCTTGCTCAGGCTTTTGTAGGAATCACCACTGTGTACGTTTTGTTTGGGTTCTCTGGATACATGGCTTATGGTGATGAAACCAGAGATATTATCACTCTGAATCTCCCCAACACTTGGTCAACAAAAGCAGTTCAG GTTGGATTATGTGTGGGGCTGGTTTTCACATTCCCTATGATGTTGCATCCAATTAACGAGATTGTGGAGGATAAGTTGAAACAAAGCAGCTTGTTTGAGAAGATTCAAGACAGCAATAATGTATTTTCAGGTAAACAACTGAAGGTAGCTACATACATCAGTCGGGCGATCATCGTGCTCGGATTGGCCATACTGGCTTCATTTGTTCCAGGTTTTGGTCTCTTTGCCTCACTTGTTGGCAGTACTGTATGTGCTTTAATCTCATTTGTTTTACCCGCGATTTTTCACCTGAGGTTAATGGGTTCTTCTCTAAGCTTCAGCCAAAAAGTTTTggattctttcattttgatttccGGATTGCTTTTTGCCATTTATGGTACTTATAATTCTCTGGTTGGTATCTGA
- the LOC111804387 gene encoding NAC domain-containing protein 87-like yields MEEPPPTALDLPPGFRFHPTDEEIVTYYLTHKITDAAFTATAIGEADLNKCEPWDLPHKAKMGEKEWYFFCQRDRKYPTGMRTNRATQTGYWKATGKDKEILKGRTVLAGMKKTLVFYKGRAPRGEKTNWVMHEFRLEPKFFQFLGFPKPIKADWVVCRVFHKNTTTTIGVVKKIQTSEFSSSLPPLIDPAAARTPISGGFNNGEVNWRLSGPFDNYTNDYHYHQPFSVASAAPTTISIMNSYPPSVPDDEFFSFDQLGVGGTMPMTTTTTMECKMEQVSWSTMSGVTPEISSSIDNEAALEFWDY; encoded by the exons ATGGAGGAACCACCGCCAACCGCCTTGGATTTGCCCCCTGGCTTCAGATTCCACCCCACCGACGAGGAGATCGTCACTTATTACCTGACACATAAGATCACCGACGCCGCCTTCACTGCCACCGCCATCGGAGAAGCTGACCTGAATAAGTGTGAACCGTGGGATTTGCCAC ATAAAGCTAAGATGGGAGAAAAAGAATGGTACTTTTTTTGCCAGAGAGACCGGAAATATCCGACCGGGATGAGAACGAACCGGGCGACTCAGACCGGTTACTGGAAGGCGACCGGAAAAGACAAGGAGATTCTCAAGGGAAGAACGGTTCTGGCTGGTATGAAGAAAACGCTGGTTTTTTACAAAGGAAGAGCTCCCAGAGGTGAAAAGACCAATTGGGTCATGCATGAATTTCGGCTCGAACCCAAATTCTTTCAGTTTCTCGGTTTTCCCAAGCCCATTAAG GCTGATTGGGTTGTATGTCGGGTTTTTCACAAGAACACAACGACCACTATCGGAGTGGTGAAAAAGATTCAAACTtctgaattttcttcttctctcccaccactaatagatcCCGCCGCTGCTCGTACCCCGATCAGTGGCGGATTCAATAATGGTGAAGTCAACTGGAGGCTATCAGGACCATTCGATAATTACACAAATGATTACCATTATCATCAGCCTTTTTCGGTGGCGAGTGCCGCACCGACAACGATTTCGATAATGAACTCGTACCCACCGTCGGTCCCTGACGATGAATTCTTCTCATTCGATCAACTAGGCGTCGGTGGGACAATGCCAATGACGACGACAACAACCATGGAGTGCAAAATGGAGCAAGTTTCGTGGTCGACGATGAGTGGTGTGACACCGGAGATATCATCGTCGATCGACAACGAGGCAGCTCTCGAGTTCTGGGACTactga
- the LOC111804125 gene encoding pentatricopeptide repeat-containing protein At1g09220, mitochondrial, translating into MQSLWKRCKFLSAQSFSPFQHLQFYSISPSAAYKSLRHSPPPLLISQLIKYATSHKATQQIRSFIITSGLLLNATANFILLCNTLLHCYPLYQPLRRIPHTPPSYDTFAYSFLLHSCADLELTGPGLQLHALTLKVGFPSHVYVQTAIVRMYAACGFLVDALKVFDEMPDRNSVTWNVLITGLVKLGELGRARAVFDQMPMRNVVSWTAIIDGYTRLNRHEEAADLFWKMVADYGMEPTEITLLTIFPSISNLGALKICHSVHAYAEKKGFKVSDVRIANSLIDCYSKCGCINSASMVFEEMSAERKNLVTWTSIITGFTMHGMGKEAVESFERMKNEGHEPNRVTFLSILSACSHGGLVEEGLEFFKKMVEEYQIEPDIMHYGSLIDMLGRAGRVEEAERIALEIPMEIANVVIWRTLLGACSFHGNVSIAERVTRRILDMEGAYGGDYVLMSNIFAAAGKYGDAEKWRRLMDSSKSSKIPGQSLL; encoded by the coding sequence ATGCAGAGCTTATGGAAGCGATGTAAGTTCCTCTCCGCTCAATCTTTCTCTCCCTTTCAACATCTTCAATTCTATTCAATCTCTCCCTCCGCCGCATACAAATCTCTCCGCCACTCTCCGCCGCCGCTCTTAATCTCTCAGCTCATCAAATACGCCACTTCCCACAAAGCAACCCAACAAATTCGCTCTTTCATCATCACCTCCGGCTTACTTCTCAACGCCACCGCCAATTTCATCCTTCTCTGCAACACATTGCTCCATTGCTACCCTCTCTACCAGCCCCTTCGCCGCATTCCTCATACTCCCCCCTCCTACGATACTTTTGCCTATTCCTTCCTCCTCCATTCTTGCGCCGATTTGGAGCTCACCGGACCTGGTCTTCAACTCCACGCTCTCACTCTCAAGGTAGGCTTTCCTTCCCATGTTTATGTTCAGACTGCAATTGTACGTATGTATGCTGCTTGTGGGTTTTTGGTTGATGCTCTCAAAgtgttcgatgaaatgccTGACCGAAACTCTGTCACCTGGAATGTCTTGATTACTGGTTTGGTTAAGTTGGGTGAGCTTGGACGGGCTCGTGCGGTGTTTGATCAAATGCCTATGCGTAATGTTGTGTCTTGGACTGCCATAATCGATGGCTATACTCGTCTAAACAGGCATGAGGAAGCTGCGGATTTGTTTTGGAAAATGGTGGCTGATTATGGTATGGAGCCTACTGAAATAACACTTCTAACGATTTTCCCTTCCATTTCGAATCTTGGGGCTCTTAAGATTTGTCATTCAGTCCATGCTTATGCAGAGAAGAAAGGGTTTAAGGTGTCTGATGTACGCATTGCTAATTCATTGATCGATTGTTATTCAAAATGTGGTTGTATTAATAGTGCATCAATGGTGTTTGAAGAAATGTCAGCTGAAAGGAAGAATCTGGTGACTTGGACGTCGATAATCACCGGATTCACAATGCATGGAATGGGAAAAGAAGCTGTGGAGAGCTTCGAAAGGATGAAGAACGAAGGCCACGAGCCGAACCGGGTCACGTTCTTGAGCATTCTAAGTGCTTGCAGCCATGGAGGACTGGTTGAGGAAGGTCTAGAGTTTTTCAAGAAGATGGTTGAGGAGTATCAGATAGAGCCGGATATAATGCACTATGGGAGTTTAATAGACATGTTGGGAAGGGCTGGGAGGGTAGAAGAAGCTGAAAGAATAGCTTTGGAGATACCTATGGAGATAGCCAATGTTGTTATATGGAGGACACTTTTGGGTGCCTGTAGTTTTCATGGTAACGTGTCGATTGCGGAGCGGGTAACACGGAGGATATTAGACATGGAGGGCGCGTATGGAGGTGATTATGTGCTCATGTCTAACATTTTTGCTGCAGCTGGGAAATATGGTGATGCTGAGAAATGGAGAAGATTGATGGATTCTAGCAAATCCTCTAAAATTCCAGGACAGAGCCTTCTCTAA